The following coding sequences are from one Actinomycetes bacterium window:
- a CDS encoding response regulator transcription factor → MRGESVADDRQARPRGAGDAIRVLIVDDHALFRRGLEMVLEQEDDVDVAGEAGDGAEAIEKAQELMPDVVLMDVRMPRRGGIEATQAIKDLIPHVKILMLTISDEEADLYDAIKAGANGYLLKEISIEEVANAIRSVAQGQSLISPSMASKLLNEFATMVKRADEKQQLPTPRLTDREMEVLKLVAKGHNNRDIAKELYISENTVKNHIRNILEKLHLHSRMEAVVYAVREKLLEIK, encoded by the coding sequence CTGAGAGGGGAGAGCGTGGCGGACGACCGGCAGGCGCGACCGCGGGGCGCAGGGGACGCCATCCGCGTGCTGATCGTGGATGACCACGCGTTGTTCCGCCGCGGGCTCGAGATGGTTCTCGAGCAGGAGGACGACGTCGACGTCGCAGGAGAGGCCGGGGACGGCGCCGAGGCCATCGAGAAGGCCCAGGAGCTGATGCCCGACGTCGTGCTCATGGACGTCCGCATGCCCCGCCGCGGCGGCATCGAGGCGACCCAGGCCATCAAGGACCTCATCCCCCACGTCAAGATCCTGATGCTCACGATCTCCGACGAGGAGGCCGACCTCTACGACGCCATCAAGGCGGGTGCCAACGGCTACCTGCTCAAGGAGATCTCGATCGAGGAGGTCGCCAACGCGATCCGCTCGGTCGCCCAGGGCCAGTCGCTGATCTCTCCCTCGATGGCTTCGAAGCTCCTCAACGAGTTCGCGACCATGGTCAAGCGGGCCGACGAGAAGCAGCAGCTGCCCACCCCGCGCCTCACCGACCGCGAGATGGAGGTCCTCAAGCTCGTCGCCAAGGGCCACAACAACCGCGACATCGCCAAGGAGCTGTACATCTCCGAGAACACCGTGAAGAACCACATCCGCAACATCCTCGAGAAGCTCCACCTGCACTCGAGGATGGAGGCGGTCGTCTACGCAGTGCGGGAGAAGCTGCTCGAGATCAAGTAG
- a CDS encoding ROK family protein gives MTVTLALDVGGTKLAAAVVDAEGRVLGRSRVPTPPGSDPEALYETLLACAAAAMRGADTVPGDLAGIGVGCGGPMRWPEGSVSPLNIPAWRDFPLRRRLAKEFGAGPVLVHNDAVAIAVGEHWKGAGVGTANLLGLTVSTGVGGGLVLGGRLHHGTSGNGGHVGHIVVEPEGPACACGGHGCLEAVASGPRTVARALAAGWRPTGPGSPDGVALAAAAAGGDPVAAESLARSARAVGLAVASCANLLDLEIVAVTGGLSQSGPVFWDPLLDAFAVHARMDFAAACRVVPAELAGDAGLLGAAAFVLLPDRYGWDPPPG, from the coding sequence ATGACGGTCACCCTCGCCCTGGACGTCGGCGGCACCAAGCTCGCCGCGGCCGTGGTCGACGCCGAGGGCCGCGTCCTCGGCCGCAGCCGCGTGCCCACCCCGCCCGGCAGCGACCCCGAAGCCCTCTACGAGACGCTGCTGGCCTGCGCCGCGGCGGCCATGCGGGGCGCCGACACCGTCCCCGGCGACCTCGCAGGCATCGGCGTCGGCTGCGGCGGCCCCATGCGCTGGCCCGAGGGCAGCGTCTCCCCGCTCAACATCCCCGCCTGGCGCGACTTCCCCCTGCGCCGCCGGCTGGCCAAGGAGTTCGGCGCCGGCCCGGTCCTGGTCCACAACGACGCCGTCGCCATCGCGGTCGGGGAGCACTGGAAGGGCGCTGGCGTCGGCACTGCCAACCTGCTCGGCCTCACCGTCTCCACCGGCGTCGGCGGCGGCCTCGTCCTCGGCGGCCGCCTCCACCACGGTACCAGCGGCAACGGCGGGCACGTCGGCCACATCGTCGTCGAGCCCGAGGGCCCGGCCTGCGCCTGCGGCGGGCACGGCTGCCTGGAGGCCGTCGCGAGCGGGCCCCGCACCGTCGCCCGCGCCCTCGCCGCCGGCTGGCGTCCCACCGGTCCGGGCAGCCCCGACGGGGTCGCGCTGGCCGCGGCCGCCGCAGGCGGCGACCCGGTCGCCGCCGAGAGCCTCGCCCGCTCCGCCCGCGCGGTCGGCCTGGCCGTCGCCTCCTGCGCCAACCTCCTCGACCTCGAGATCGTCGCCGTGACCGGCGGCCTCTCCCAGTCCGGCCCCGTCTTCTGGGACCCCCTGCTCGACGCGTTCGCCGTCCACGCGCGCATGGACTTCGCGGCCGCCTGCCGGGTCGTGCCCGCCGAGCTGGCCGGGGACGCCGGCCTGCTCGGCGCGGCCGCCTTCGTCCTGCTGCCCGACCGGTACGGCTGGGACCCGCCCCCGGGCTGA